A window of the Ammoniphilus oxalaticus genome harbors these coding sequences:
- a CDS encoding HD-GYP domain-containing protein has translation MRIVATDQCLPGTILAKPIYNSDGIKLIGAGTELTKAMIERLKLLGISIIYARDELSEGIEVVDAVPLKTRIEAMQVIRSVFSSIQESSRQGSKRFSSQVKVNDLTRVFENLITVIKDSNQTMSLLSEIHDKESHVFSHSINVTIYSIALGIRLGFNDGQIKEIGIGALLHDIGKMQIPSTILHKPGRLTNDEFFEIQKHPAFGFDLLKKQYEISYLSAHCAFQHHERWDGTGYPRGLKGKEIHPYARLMAVCDVYDAMTTQRVYRKALLPNESMNWIQSQSSILFEEKMVDAFRQTIAPFPIGLTVRLNTGETAIVSEPHPDAPDRPVVRIIKEPNGETLIQWREIDLNQYPELEIVETHSLI, from the coding sequence AGCAGGAACGGAATTAACAAAGGCGATGATAGAACGTTTAAAGCTTTTAGGTATTTCTATTATTTACGCGCGAGATGAGTTATCAGAGGGGATCGAGGTGGTGGATGCGGTACCGCTAAAAACACGGATTGAAGCGATGCAAGTGATTCGTTCTGTTTTTTCATCGATTCAGGAGAGTAGCCGACAAGGCAGCAAGCGATTTTCATCGCAAGTAAAGGTGAATGATCTGACGCGTGTTTTTGAAAACCTGATAACAGTCATCAAAGACAGTAACCAAACAATGAGTCTTTTATCAGAGATTCACGATAAAGAGAGTCATGTTTTCTCTCATTCAATTAATGTTACAATTTATTCAATCGCGCTTGGTATACGTCTCGGTTTTAATGATGGACAGATCAAAGAGATCGGCATCGGCGCCCTATTGCACGATATTGGAAAAATGCAAATACCAAGCACCATTTTACATAAACCTGGAAGATTAACGAACGATGAATTTTTCGAAATACAGAAACACCCCGCGTTTGGATTTGATCTCCTGAAAAAACAATATGAAATTTCGTATTTATCGGCCCATTGCGCTTTTCAGCACCACGAGCGGTGGGATGGTACAGGTTATCCAAGGGGATTAAAGGGGAAGGAGATCCATCCCTATGCCCGCTTAATGGCTGTGTGTGATGTTTATGACGCCATGACGACACAACGCGTCTATCGCAAGGCGCTTTTACCGAATGAATCGATGAATTGGATCCAATCACAATCATCGATTTTATTTGAGGAAAAAATGGTCGATGCGTTCCGACAGACGATTGCCCCTTTTCCAATCGGACTGACTGTTCGTTTAAACACGGGTGAGACAGCGATCGTAAGCGAACCCCACCCTGATGCGCCTGATCGTCCCGTCGTTCGAATTATTAAAGAGCCTAATGGTGAAACATTAATCCAGTGGCGCGAGATAGATTTGAATCAATATCCGGAATTGGAAATTGTGGAAACCCATTCCTTAATTTAG
- a CDS encoding DUF6470 family protein, whose amino-acid sequence MRIPQIRMSQTFAQLGIETEKPQQTIQQPKAEMAIQQQPTELKIERSPSILEIDQTRAWEEANLKGPATLARDWASASRQQGLEGIARRAEEGGQLAAIERGGNALADVAQTKSHPPPALFNITFIPSYGSVQFRFTPTKLDMNWTQGGVKIDAKSHQPLHEYKPGHVNIYLKQQESLTIEVMDQGLDVKV is encoded by the coding sequence ATGAGAATACCCCAGATACGCATGTCACAAACGTTTGCTCAACTTGGCATTGAAACTGAAAAGCCGCAGCAAACGATTCAACAACCAAAAGCGGAAATGGCGATACAACAGCAACCGACCGAATTAAAAATTGAACGCTCCCCGTCTATATTAGAGATTGATCAAACGCGAGCATGGGAGGAAGCGAATTTAAAAGGCCCTGCTACGTTGGCGCGGGATTGGGCTAGCGCGAGTCGGCAGCAAGGTCTTGAAGGAATCGCTCGTCGAGCCGAGGAAGGTGGACAACTAGCTGCGATCGAACGAGGTGGAAATGCGCTTGCAGATGTAGCTCAAACAAAGAGCCACCCCCCTCCTGCGCTTTTCAATATTACGTTTATACCCAGTTATGGCTCCGTACAGTTCCGCTTTACCCCAACGAAACTAGACATGAATTGGACTCAAGGCGGGGTTAAGATCGATGCTAAGTCGCATCAACCACTCCACGAATATAAGCCAGGTCATGTAAACATATATTTAAAACAACAAGAAAGCCTGACAATCGAAGTGATGGACCAAGGGCTGGATGTAAAGGTATAA
- a CDS encoding TIGR03826 family flagellar region protein, with amino-acid sequence MSLNHLDHCVRCDALFVVVGSRICSSCLKQIEEEFQVCAAFLRKKENRMSTLQEMSEQTGVSVYQITEFIRQQRLIVDSYTNIEYPCEGCGKLVQKSRFCSDCKRDWQEEVDALANKRSETEEKERRSTYHIKDYRWDRHS; translated from the coding sequence ATGTCTTTAAATCATTTGGATCATTGTGTTCGCTGCGATGCGTTGTTTGTGGTGGTGGGGAGTCGAATTTGTTCGAGTTGCTTAAAACAAATTGAAGAAGAATTTCAAGTTTGCGCCGCCTTTTTGCGAAAAAAGGAAAATCGAATGAGCACGTTACAGGAAATGAGTGAGCAGACCGGGGTTTCAGTCTATCAAATTACAGAATTTATCCGACAACAAAGGCTGATTGTCGACTCTTATACGAATATAGAGTACCCATGCGAGGGTTGTGGGAAATTGGTTCAAAAGAGCCGTTTTTGTAGTGACTGTAAGCGAGATTGGCAAGAAGAAGTGGATGCATTGGCGAACAAGCGAAGCGAAACAGAAGAGAAAGAAAGAAGATCAACTTACCACATTAAGGATTATAGATGGGATCGGCATAGCTAA
- the flgM gene encoding flagellar biosynthesis anti-sigma factor FlgM — protein MKINDLSRISAMNKYQQTSANPKDKRLVKKQETDQLEISPQAQQKLEQKRNDQAPDAAERVSVLKAQIETGAYKPNSDLIASKLLSLWNKENR, from the coding sequence ATGAAAATTAATGATTTGAGTCGGATTTCGGCAATGAACAAATACCAACAAACCTCAGCCAACCCGAAGGATAAAAGATTAGTAAAAAAACAGGAAACCGATCAATTGGAAATTTCACCACAAGCCCAACAAAAACTAGAACAAAAACGTAACGATCAAGCGCCTGATGCGGCTGAAAGAGTCAGTGTGTTAAAAGCGCAGATTGAAACGGGAGCGTATAAACCAAATAGTGACCTAATCGCGAGCAAGCTTCTCTCCCTCTGGAATAAGGAGAATCGATGA
- a CDS encoding flagellar protein FlgN gives MMGTGVSEMELIQDVVGVMEELNYVHQKLIDMEQLKTEALIQNNTSELVEYIHQQTKLARNVDTLEQKRQQFVEKWLAANNLVYQHLSLVDLIKMIPHHEAKQELSRLGEQLQTRMDELRNLNQSNQQLIEQSLSYINFTLRLAMNDPNDHLTYGRSKQPERTGSAQRGFFDSKA, from the coding sequence ATGATGGGGACAGGGGTAAGTGAGATGGAACTGATCCAAGATGTAGTTGGTGTCATGGAAGAATTGAATTACGTTCATCAGAAACTTATAGATATGGAGCAGTTGAAAACAGAAGCATTGATTCAAAACAACACAAGTGAGCTCGTAGAATATATTCATCAGCAGACCAAATTAGCCCGCAACGTAGATACATTGGAACAGAAACGACAACAGTTTGTGGAGAAATGGTTAGCGGCAAACAACCTAGTCTATCAACACCTGTCGCTGGTCGATCTAATTAAGATGATTCCACATCATGAAGCTAAACAAGAATTGAGCCGCTTGGGCGAGCAATTGCAAACGCGAATGGATGAGCTACGCAACCTGAATCAATCTAATCAACAACTGATCGAACAATCATTGTCGTATATTAATTTTACACTACGGTTAGCCATGAATGATCCAAACGATCATTTAACATATGGACGTTCTAAACAGCCGGAAAGAACCGGTTCCGCTCAACGTGGCTTTTTCGATTCAAAGGCTTAG
- the flgK gene encoding flagellar hook-associated protein FlgK — MSTFHGLEIGKRSLFAQQAALSTTGHNIANSNTLGYTRQRVELEAARSIHYPGMNSDRSPQQMGTGVSPAQIVRIREDYLDLQFRNENTASGYWETMSDVYMKMEGILAEPSNTGLQAVMDQFWQGWQELAKDPNSSAARKVVEERGVTVADTFNHIAKSLTRLETDLENVMKTKVKEVNSLAEQISELNDQIGRLVPHGHIPNDLYDKRDLLIDQLSKLVDVEVKPASIPGIPPDKHGMITVSLGGQTLVDPSDNPKFNELVYSETSGFTLDGGIPALISGELMGIVEGKDAVNSTLKDINSLATGIANAVNTKIGNGPDFFSGGDAISIEVKRDSLDGINFDEGNPNLAQRIADLKFEDIDELGTTFDDDYRQIISGLGIRSQQASRMANNSDVLLNQIDLQRQSVSGVSLDEEMVNMIRYQQAYNAAARFVTTIDEVLDRVVNGMGRVGL; from the coding sequence ATGAGCACATTTCATGGATTAGAAATAGGAAAAAGATCGCTATTCGCCCAACAAGCAGCTCTCAGTACGACGGGACACAACATCGCTAACTCGAATACGCTCGGATATACAAGACAGCGCGTTGAATTGGAGGCGGCTCGCTCGATTCACTATCCGGGTATGAACTCTGATCGTTCCCCGCAACAAATGGGGACAGGTGTAAGCCCCGCTCAAATTGTTCGGATTCGCGAAGATTACCTTGATCTCCAATTTCGTAATGAAAACACAGCGTCAGGATATTGGGAAACAATGAGTGATGTGTATATGAAAATGGAAGGAATTTTGGCTGAACCGTCGAACACAGGTCTGCAAGCGGTGATGGACCAATTTTGGCAAGGTTGGCAAGAGTTAGCTAAGGATCCCAATAGTTCGGCTGCTAGAAAAGTCGTTGAGGAAAGAGGAGTCACCGTTGCCGACACGTTTAATCACATTGCCAAATCATTAACACGTCTGGAAACAGATTTGGAAAATGTGATGAAGACGAAAGTGAAAGAGGTAAATTCACTGGCTGAACAAATCAGTGAGTTAAATGATCAAATCGGTCGCTTGGTTCCACATGGGCATATTCCAAACGATTTATATGATAAACGCGATCTGCTTATTGATCAGTTGTCGAAGTTAGTGGATGTGGAAGTGAAACCGGCTAGTATACCAGGTATCCCTCCGGATAAGCACGGAATGATTACGGTATCGCTTGGTGGACAAACACTAGTGGATCCGAGCGATAATCCTAAATTTAATGAGTTGGTATATTCGGAGACAAGTGGCTTTACCCTTGATGGGGGGATTCCTGCGTTAATTTCTGGTGAATTAATGGGGATCGTCGAAGGCAAAGACGCGGTTAACTCCACGCTCAAAGATATAAACAGTTTAGCCACTGGTATTGCTAATGCTGTTAATACTAAAATCGGTAATGGTCCAGATTTTTTTAGTGGGGGAGATGCCATAAGTATTGAAGTCAAGCGTGACTCACTAGATGGTATTAATTTTGATGAAGGAAATCCAAATCTTGCCCAACGCATAGCAGATTTGAAGTTTGAGGATATAGATGAACTCGGGACCACCTTTGATGATGATTATCGCCAAATCATCTCGGGACTTGGCATTCGCTCACAACAAGCTTCGCGAATGGCGAACAACAGTGATGTTTTGCTGAATCAAATCGACCTTCAAAGGCAATCTGTTTCAGGTGTTTCTTTAGATGAAGAGATGGTAAACATGATTCGCTACCAACAGGCATACAATGCGGCTGCTCGATTTGTAACAACGATCGATGAGGTTTTGGATCGAGTTGTTAACGGAATGGGTCGCGTCGGATTATAA
- the flgL gene encoding flagellar hook-associated protein FlgL, whose translation MSVRVTQTMLNRNMLSNLNRSYQVLDKYQNQLSTGKKLNKPSDDPVSVYQAMAHRSNVVEIEQYKRNAKDGLSWIEVTDEALDQVTNVLHRVRELVVLASNGTNEDTSMGAIKAEIEQLRDHVGEIANTTIGDKYIFSGTDTKERPYGENGFSIDDDAGEIEWEVGQQSMIKVSVNGSNIFSGLLGGSGEGMFDEILNDLENGNPGNWLGEIDEQLDTVLTERASVGANMNRMELVLSRLDQVEITTKKLLSKTEDADIAETITELITQENVHRAALSAGARIIQPSLVDFLR comes from the coding sequence ATGTCTGTGCGCGTAACGCAAACAATGTTGAATCGAAACATGTTAAGTAATTTAAACCGAAGCTATCAAGTCCTTGATAAATATCAAAACCAGCTGTCAACTGGAAAGAAGTTAAACAAACCATCAGATGATCCGGTTAGCGTTTATCAAGCGATGGCTCACCGCTCAAACGTGGTGGAGATCGAACAGTACAAACGAAATGCGAAAGATGGTTTAAGCTGGATTGAAGTTACAGATGAGGCGCTTGATCAGGTGACAAATGTGTTGCATCGAGTTAGGGAGTTAGTCGTATTGGCAAGCAATGGAACCAATGAAGATACTTCTATGGGTGCGATCAAAGCAGAGATAGAACAGCTGAGGGATCATGTTGGTGAGATCGCGAATACGACCATTGGTGACAAGTATATTTTTTCAGGCACTGATACGAAAGAAAGGCCATACGGCGAGAATGGATTCTCAATTGACGACGATGCTGGTGAGATAGAATGGGAAGTAGGACAGCAGAGCATGATTAAAGTGAGTGTAAATGGCTCAAACATCTTTTCGGGCCTCTTGGGTGGATCCGGAGAAGGTATGTTTGATGAAATTCTCAATGATTTAGAAAATGGCAACCCTGGGAACTGGTTAGGAGAAATAGATGAGCAACTAGATACAGTTCTAACTGAACGGGCAAGCGTCGGCGCGAATATGAATCGGATGGAATTGGTGTTGTCCAGGCTTGATCAAGTTGAAATTACAACGAAGAAGTTGTTGTCAAAGACAGAAGATGCTGATATCGCTGAGACGATTACGGAATTAATCACGCAAGAAAATGTGCATCGAGCCGCACTATCCGCGGGCGCTAGAATTATTCAACCGAGCCTGGTTGATTTCTTACGTTAA